In Acaryochloris marina S15, a single genomic region encodes these proteins:
- a CDS encoding DUF4033 domain-containing protein, protein MKTVYKDNWFDRAFIWLFSVKMAQVVGKESELAGYEGLVDLSVQIMRGRNAKQQQEALATVLRSLIPSFVLLGIRTLFNPTKRILEWNAWFASRMFTWLVGPCDLTEVEVEGENGQLRTQRSGLHIQKCRYLEESGCVGMCVNMCKLPTQDFFAKEFGFPLTLTPNFEDLSCEMVFGHAAPAIEEEAVYNQPCLVGECQIAQPKAPACPQMRTS, encoded by the coding sequence GTGAAGACAGTCTACAAAGACAATTGGTTTGATCGGGCCTTTATCTGGTTGTTCTCAGTAAAGATGGCCCAGGTGGTGGGCAAAGAAAGTGAACTAGCGGGTTATGAAGGGCTGGTTGATCTGTCTGTACAAATTATGCGAGGCCGAAATGCTAAGCAGCAGCAGGAAGCCTTGGCTACGGTATTGCGATCGCTCATCCCCAGCTTTGTCTTACTCGGGATCCGCACTCTGTTTAATCCTACTAAGCGCATCCTCGAATGGAATGCTTGGTTTGCCAGCCGGATGTTTACCTGGCTGGTGGGTCCCTGCGATCTGACGGAGGTGGAAGTCGAAGGCGAGAACGGGCAACTCCGCACGCAACGAAGTGGTCTCCACATTCAAAAATGTCGCTATCTAGAGGAAAGTGGCTGTGTGGGCATGTGTGTGAATATGTGCAAGTTACCCACCCAAGACTTTTTTGCCAAGGAGTTTGGCTTTCCCCTGACTCTAACCCCGAACTTTGAAGACTTGAGCTGTGAAATGGTGTTTGGTCATGCTGCACCTGCTATCGAGGAAGAAGCGGTCTATAACCAACCCTGCCTAGTGGGTGAATGCCAGATTGCTCAACCCAAAGCCCCGGCCTGCCCACAGATGAGAACGTCTTGA
- the cysH gene encoding phosphoadenosine phosphosulfate reductase yields the protein MDLDQINQKFDQASAEDVVGWAAETFGDGLVMSTSFGIQAAVMLHLVTQVVPDIPVIWIDTGYLPSQTYLFAEKLAERLKLNLKVYQSLISPARMEALYGKLWEFNDVKAFNQYDQMRKVEPMQRALQELQATAWLAGLRSKQTNFRQSLRRVESQGELYKVLPILNWHSKDIYQYLQAHDLPYHPFFDLGYTTVGDWHSSRPVGAEDENDRATRFQGLKEECGLHLPQTPEESQSLDSSSL from the coding sequence ATGGATTTAGATCAGATCAACCAAAAGTTTGATCAAGCATCTGCTGAAGATGTCGTCGGCTGGGCTGCTGAGACCTTTGGGGATGGCTTAGTGATGAGTACCAGCTTTGGCATCCAAGCAGCAGTAATGCTGCATTTAGTCACGCAGGTTGTTCCTGATATACCTGTTATTTGGATCGATACGGGATATTTACCCTCCCAAACCTATTTATTTGCCGAGAAATTGGCTGAACGCCTAAAACTCAACCTCAAGGTGTATCAGTCCCTTATCAGCCCCGCCCGCATGGAAGCCCTCTACGGCAAGCTATGGGAATTCAACGATGTCAAAGCGTTTAATCAGTACGATCAGATGCGGAAGGTTGAACCCATGCAGCGGGCTTTACAAGAATTACAGGCCACCGCATGGCTGGCTGGATTACGCAGTAAGCAAACGAACTTTCGGCAATCTTTGCGCCGAGTGGAATCCCAAGGCGAACTCTATAAAGTTCTACCCATATTAAACTGGCACTCTAAAGATATCTATCAATATCTACAAGCCCATGATTTGCCCTATCATCCATTTTTTGACTTAGGCTATACCACTGTTGGAGACTGGCATTCTAGCCGCCCGGTCGGAGCAGAAGATGAAAATGACCGCGCCACCCGATTCCAAGGACTCAAGGAAGAATGTGGTTTGCACTTGCCACAAACTCCTGAAGAGTCTCAAAGTTTAGATTCCAGTTCTTTGTAG
- a CDS encoding class I SAM-dependent methyltransferase — MPKTPSQASTAWHSPLWYQRFFAWAMATAAQGYETKMADRKRQLFENLQGEVLELGPGAGPNLPYFKPHIHWLGLEPNPYMHPYLQQQADELGLNIEVQTTTLADIAISDNSKDVVLCTLVLCSVPDLESTVQDILRVLKPGGQFLFIEHVMAPAGSFLRQVQTGLCPLWQVIGDGCRLDRETGKVIESAGFANVDYQTFEAPVPIAVVKPHIMGVATKAS; from the coding sequence ATGCCTAAGACTCCATCCCAAGCCAGTACCGCATGGCATAGCCCACTATGGTACCAACGTTTTTTTGCCTGGGCTATGGCTACGGCTGCCCAGGGTTATGAAACGAAAATGGCCGATCGCAAACGACAACTGTTTGAAAATTTACAAGGGGAAGTCTTAGAACTGGGTCCCGGTGCAGGGCCAAACCTGCCTTATTTCAAACCTCATATTCATTGGTTAGGACTAGAACCCAATCCCTATATGCACCCTTACCTCCAGCAGCAAGCGGATGAGTTAGGGCTAAATATTGAGGTACAGACTACGACTCTAGCCGACATTGCTATTTCCGATAACAGCAAGGATGTCGTCTTATGTACTCTGGTTCTCTGTTCAGTCCCAGATTTAGAGTCAACGGTTCAAGATATTCTGCGGGTGCTGAAGCCGGGGGGGCAGTTTCTGTTTATAGAACATGTCATGGCTCCCGCTGGTAGTTTTCTGCGCCAAGTCCAAACGGGCCTTTGTCCTCTTTGGCAGGTGATAGGTGATGGCTGCCGCTTAGATCGAGAGACCGGTAAGGTGATTGAATCTGCTGGATTTGCCAATGTCGATTATCAAACCTTTGAAGCGCCTGTCCCTATTGCTGTCGTCAAACCCCACATTATGGGTGTGGCGACTAAAGCCTCTTAA
- a CDS encoding class I SAM-dependent methyltransferase, with the protein MSQGNYYDNIASIYDQTRWMSESVAEEVADFIVELINAKPDTSFLEPGVGTGLNVLPLVKRGYSVTGIDISQEMLDQFSNKLKGIPPNLTLIQADASHLSFPDHSFDVVLTVHMVHTVSHWQRFLDEIERVLKSGGFYLNAQWITPPARMEFESYFKAILAKGTNTPASSPRHTGNREISVEDYFSKKGYRSNYAVAKKWLVSNTVEELLGFLKVRAYGLCWRSSDEEFEQALNEFEAFCLRHYSSLTTEILSEAQFEIWTYQIS; encoded by the coding sequence ATGAGTCAAGGTAATTACTACGACAACATCGCTTCAATCTACGACCAAACCCGCTGGATGTCGGAGTCAGTGGCAGAAGAGGTCGCAGATTTTATTGTGGAGCTGATTAATGCCAAGCCTGACACCTCTTTTTTAGAGCCTGGGGTGGGGACTGGCTTGAATGTCCTGCCCCTTGTGAAACGGGGCTATTCTGTCACTGGTATAGATATTTCCCAGGAAATGCTTGATCAATTTAGCAATAAGCTGAAGGGCATTCCCCCAAATTTGACCCTGATTCAGGCAGATGCCTCTCATCTCTCTTTCCCCGATCACAGTTTTGATGTTGTCCTGACGGTCCATATGGTGCATACCGTCTCTCACTGGCAGCGATTTCTTGATGAGATAGAACGAGTCCTCAAGTCTGGAGGATTCTATTTGAATGCCCAATGGATCACACCACCTGCCCGTATGGAGTTTGAGTCCTACTTCAAAGCTATTTTGGCGAAGGGCACCAATACACCCGCTTCTTCTCCCAGACATACGGGCAACCGAGAGATTAGCGTAGAGGACTATTTCAGTAAAAAAGGATATCGATCCAATTATGCAGTTGCTAAAAAATGGTTGGTGAGTAATACGGTTGAGGAGCTGCTTGGTTTTCTGAAGGTACGAGCCTACGGTTTGTGTTGGCGTTCATCAGATGAAGAATTTGAACAGGCACTGAATGAGTTTGAGGCGTTTTGCCTTAGGCACTATAGCTCATTAACAACTGAGATATTGTCAGAAGCCCAGTTTGAGATATGGACATATCAAATCAGCTAG
- the ureE gene encoding urease accessory protein UreE produces the protein MSLVFVRKLSNTEKRKADLMLALTAEERMRSRHKFQTPEGQTVFLQLDRGTVLYDGDLLQSDSDTVLRIVAKPEPVLTVQAPTLLDLLRSAYHLGNRHVPLEITPTCLRLAPDSVLRNMLEQLGMDVTEELHPFQPEAGAYGSQGNHHSHSH, from the coding sequence GTGTCACTGGTATTTGTTCGCAAGCTGTCCAACACAGAAAAACGTAAAGCTGATTTGATGTTAGCTCTGACGGCTGAAGAACGGATGCGATCGCGCCATAAATTCCAAACTCCAGAGGGCCAAACCGTCTTCCTGCAGCTGGATCGAGGCACTGTTCTATATGATGGTGACTTGCTGCAATCTGATAGCGATACCGTATTGCGTATCGTTGCTAAACCCGAACCTGTTTTAACGGTCCAAGCCCCTACTCTTCTAGATCTATTGAGGAGTGCTTACCATTTAGGCAATCGTCACGTTCCCTTAGAAATTACACCGACCTGTTTACGTCTCGCGCCCGATTCGGTTTTGCGCAATATGCTGGAACAGTTGGGAATGGATGTGACGGAAGAATTGCATCCCTTTCAACCCGAAGCGGGCGCTTATGGTTCACAGGGAAACCATCATAGCCATTCCCATTAG
- a CDS encoding DUF2059 domain-containing protein encodes MVQSWGVRIGLLGLSMTMLGTPIGIPVEVKAEEQTTSIQEDAATVEPAAPSTEKSKESSSPDLDQQTPAASETKSKDTKSAIPTLDTQNSDSKGKPKKTTLPKETVAPPSAKKLALIQRLLRITEQKKNAEQRLEAMLANMEETLPKVLANVIRDRTQLQGDKLLNRVTATTQRMVQRYRELLPSRINIGEITEEISTNLYAKYYTEKELKDLIKFYQTPTGRKAIATLPQLTKEALAQSNDILLPEITQLLQEIMQEEFGPESSKSNPKETSNETKP; translated from the coding sequence TTGGTTCAATCTTGGGGTGTGAGAATTGGGTTATTGGGTCTATCGATGACAATGCTGGGTACTCCAATAGGTATCCCCGTTGAGGTGAAGGCGGAAGAGCAGACAACCTCCATTCAGGAAGATGCTGCAACTGTTGAGCCAGCTGCCCCATCAACAGAGAAATCAAAAGAGTCGTCATCCCCCGATCTGGATCAGCAAACCCCCGCTGCTTCTGAGACGAAATCGAAGGATACCAAATCGGCTATACCGACCTTAGATACCCAGAACAGTGATTCCAAGGGCAAACCCAAGAAAACTACCCTGCCTAAAGAAACTGTAGCCCCCCCTTCTGCCAAAAAATTAGCTCTGATTCAGCGGCTGTTGAGGATTACGGAGCAGAAAAAAAATGCGGAGCAGCGCCTAGAGGCCATGTTGGCGAATATGGAGGAAACATTGCCGAAGGTGTTGGCGAATGTCATTCGCGATCGCACCCAGTTACAAGGAGATAAACTGCTCAACCGCGTTACGGCCACCACCCAACGAATGGTGCAGCGTTATCGAGAATTATTACCCAGTAGGATCAACATTGGTGAAATAACTGAGGAAATTAGCACGAATCTGTATGCCAAGTACTATACAGAGAAAGAGCTAAAAGACTTAATCAAGTTCTATCAAACGCCGACAGGACGAAAAGCGATCGCAACTTTGCCTCAATTGACTAAAGAAGCATTGGCTCAATCCAACGATATTTTGCTACCAGAAATCACTCAGCTCTTGCAAGAAATTATGCAAGAAGAATTTGGACCTGAATCTTCCAAATCCAACCCAAAAGAAACTAGCAATGAGACAAAACCCTAA
- a CDS encoding pentapeptide repeat-containing protein, with amino-acid sequence MNSTQLLRDYGSGQRGFQNAYCHQIDLRGAALSQIHLSGADLSQADLASTNLNGANLSCANLTDADLSQADLRSANLSQVNLIGADLSGAKLGRVNLKGADLRCANLSHADFTGACLDGAELSGAELNGANITQAELSQTARHSGEPHQWVSWAGSHQ; translated from the coding sequence ATGAATTCAACTCAACTGTTACGAGACTATGGTTCTGGACAACGTGGTTTCCAGAATGCCTATTGCCATCAGATTGATCTGCGGGGCGCAGCCTTAAGTCAGATTCATTTGAGTGGGGCTGATCTGAGTCAAGCTGATTTAGCCAGTACAAACCTGAATGGTGCCAATTTGAGTTGCGCCAATTTGACGGATGCTGATTTGAGTCAAGCTGATCTTCGCAGTGCCAATTTGAGTCAGGTTAACTTGATTGGCGCTGATTTAAGTGGTGCAAAATTGGGGCGGGTTAATCTCAAAGGGGCTGATTTGCGGTGTGCGAACCTTAGCCATGCCGATTTTACTGGGGCTTGTTTGGATGGAGCCGAATTGAGTGGTGCCGAGTTAAATGGAGCCAACATTACCCAAGCAGAATTAAGCCAAACAGCTCGACACAGTGGTGAACCCCACCAATGGGTGAGTTGGGCAGGAAGCCACCAGTAG
- a CDS encoding recombinase family protein, with protein sequence MRIVAYLYQDLTWETKLEPTIWGWEVDRVYQDLDWRRSQLTALLADCQTEIPDYLLVIRLEDLGESLSQVTENLVQLEGLDICIVAIEQDYQSPNFKPGLATLDQNGAESADSSQLLVLLEAIQAEQRSRRIRHGHAQNRIKRRPPPGKAPYGYKRGKDRYVIDRTVSPVVKDFFEHFLLYGSLRGSVRHIAKKHGKKISVSTGRRWLTNPVYRGDLTYQNQQVVMDTHTPLLSREEGAQVDRLLRRNRSMTPRAASAPRSLSGIVFCATCQSPMTISRVMPRGKGKEYLYLRPTKCPEKPRCQAISYDKILQKTIQSICEELPQAVAGVNQPILNQFKQGVDTEIAAKQAILSQLPALVETKVLDQSTADLRAYNVQTEIAELKSRLAQLPPVNLKEIAQTVSIDQFWMDLSESERRFYFREFIRQVDLIRDGKDCDIKLNFMF encoded by the coding sequence ATGCGCATTGTTGCCTATCTCTACCAGGACTTAACGTGGGAAACAAAGTTAGAACCCACCATTTGGGGATGGGAAGTGGATCGGGTTTATCAGGATTTAGATTGGCGACGGTCCCAACTCACGGCGCTACTAGCGGACTGTCAGACTGAAATACCTGACTATTTACTGGTGATACGGCTGGAAGATTTGGGAGAATCCCTGAGCCAGGTCACAGAGAATTTAGTGCAGCTTGAAGGACTAGACATCTGCATTGTTGCGATTGAGCAAGACTACCAATCTCCAAATTTCAAGCCAGGGCTGGCAACTCTTGATCAGAATGGTGCAGAAAGTGCCGATTCATCCCAGCTTTTGGTGTTACTAGAGGCAATTCAAGCAGAGCAGCGCAGTCGGCGCATTCGCCATGGCCATGCCCAAAACCGGATCAAACGACGTCCGCCCCCAGGGAAAGCTCCCTATGGCTATAAGCGAGGCAAAGATCGATATGTGATCGATCGCACGGTTTCTCCAGTAGTAAAAGACTTTTTCGAACATTTCCTCCTCTATGGATCTTTGCGTGGGTCTGTGCGGCATATTGCCAAGAAGCATGGCAAAAAGATATCGGTTTCTACTGGACGGCGATGGCTGACCAATCCCGTTTATCGGGGAGACTTAACCTACCAAAACCAACAGGTAGTGATGGACACCCATACGCCCCTGCTTTCCCGAGAAGAAGGAGCCCAAGTAGATCGGCTTCTGCGCCGCAACCGCAGTATGACGCCTAGGGCTGCGAGTGCACCTCGATCTCTTTCAGGAATTGTATTTTGCGCCACCTGTCAATCTCCCATGACCATCTCGCGAGTCATGCCCCGAGGTAAAGGCAAGGAATATCTCTACCTACGGCCAACGAAGTGTCCTGAAAAGCCGAGATGTCAGGCGATTTCCTATGACAAGATTTTGCAGAAAACGATTCAATCCATTTGTGAAGAACTTCCCCAGGCAGTGGCTGGGGTCAACCAACCGATCCTGAATCAATTTAAACAAGGTGTAGATACTGAAATTGCAGCAAAACAAGCCATTTTGTCTCAATTACCTGCACTGGTCGAAACCAAAGTTTTGGACCAATCTACAGCCGATTTACGAGCCTACAATGTGCAAACTGAAATTGCAGAGTTAAAAAGTCGATTGGCTCAACTCCCCCCGGTGAACTTAAAGGAAATTGCCCAAACCGTATCCATCGATCAGTTTTGGATGGATCTATCAGAATCTGAACGACGCTTTTATTTTCGAGAGTTTATTCGCCAGGTGGATCTGATTCGAGATGGCAAAGACTGTGATATCAAACTAAATTTCATGTTTTGA